The nucleotide window TGCCGGCGGCTCGGCGCCCGACGGGTCGTCATGCTGCCCGCGGGCTTCGGCCCGGCGGCACCGGAGCCGGTCCCCGGCGCCGAGGACGGCGGGCCGCTGCTCGCACCCCCGGCGCTCGGCGAGGTGCTGCTCGCCCGCACGCAGGCGGCGCTACACCGGCTGCGGCACGGCGAGGACGGCATCGCGGCCGGGCTGGACGCCGAGCACGGGCACGGCTACCCGCACTCCCACCCGGACCCGGACACCGACGGAACGCACCCGCATCCGCACCCGCACGTCCACTCACACCCGCACCCGCACGACGCGCGGCAGCACTGAGCACCCGGCCCCACCTACCAGCCACACCCACCAGCCCCACCTACCCCCACGCCCCCGAGGAGTGACGCGATGTCAGCAGGCAGGCCCGCCTACCTGTACGCAGAGGACCCGGTCGAGATCAACGCCGGCCGCCCGAAGGCCCGGCTCGCGGTGAGCAACACCGGCGACCGCGCCGTCCAGGTCGGTTCGCACTACCACTTCTTCGAGGTGAACCGGGTCCTGGAGTTCGACCGGGCGCAGGCGTACGGGATGCACCTGGACCTGCCGGCCGGCACCGCGGTGCGGTTCGAGCCGGGCGACACCCGCGAGGTGGACCTGGTCGACTACGCCGGGCACCGGCGGCTGGTCGGCTTCAGCGGCCTGGTCGACGGCGGGCTCAACTCGGCCGACACCCGGGCCAGGGCGCTGCGCCGGGCGGCCGAGCTGGGCTTCGCC belongs to Kitasatospora viridis and includes:
- a CDS encoding urease subunit beta, coding for MSAGRPAYLYAEDPVEINAGRPKARLAVSNTGDRAVQVGSHYHFFEVNRVLEFDRAQAYGMHLDLPAGTAVRFEPGDTREVDLVDYAGHRRLVGFSGLVDGGLNSADTRARALRRAAELGFAGARPTGAAAEPSAAGPSAPELSAAVEPGVES